The genomic segment GCCTGCCCGAGACCGCCCGCGCGGCGCTCCTGGCCGAGATCGCCGCGATCGAGGCCACCTTTTCGCTCTACCGCGAGAGCGAACTCACCCGCCTCAACGCCGCCGGCCGCGGCCCCGGCTCGGCGCAGATGCGCGCGGTTCTGGCGCTTGCAGGCCGGGTCCATGCGGCCACCGGGGGCGCCTTCGATCCGACCGTCGGCCGCCTTTGGGCCGCGCGCGCGGCCCGCGCCCCCGAGGCCGAGGCGCGCGCCGCGATCGGCTTTGCGCGCGTCGAGATCGGCCGCGAGATCCGCCTCGGCCCGGGTCAGGCGCTGACCTTGAACGGCGTGGTGCAGGGCTATGCCGCCGACCGGGTCGCGGCGCTTCTCGAGGCGGCGGGCGCGGGGCCCTGCCTGATCGACATGGGCGAATTCGTCGGGCTTGGCGGGCGCTTCCGGCTCGGGGTCGAGGATCCGGCGGCGGGGCTTCTGGGCGCGCGCGAGATCGGCGCGGGCGCCCCGCGCGCGATTGCCACCTCGAGCCCCGGGGCGATGCGCCTGGGCGCGGGCGGCCATATCCTCGGGCCGCAGGGCCAGGCGCCGCGCTGGTCGACGGTCGCGGTCGAGGGGGGGGCGGCGGCGCTCTGCGACGCGGCCTCGACGGGGTTCGTGCTGATGGAGGCGGGCGAGATCGCGCGGGCGCGCGACGCGCTCGGGCTCGGCACGGTGACGCTGATCGACGCCGCGGGCGATCTCGTGACGCTCTGATCACCTCACGGGCGGCGCGAACTCCACCCCGTAGCGCGCGAAAATCGCCGCGATCCGGCCATCGGCGAGCGCCGCCGCGATCGCATCATCGACCGCATAGCCGAGCGGGCGATGCTGGAACGAGACCGCCGCGCCGAGGGTCCATTTCGAGCGCGCGAGCCCCAGAAGCGGCGGCTCATGCACCGCTTGCCCCGCGCCGAGATTGGCGTCGAGCTCGGCGCGCGGGCCCATCACCGCCATCACCTCGCCCGCCTCGAGCCCCGCCATCGCGGCGGCGGTGGTGCGGTAGCGGTGCACCTTGTCAGCGGTGGCGCCATGGGCGACCGAGGTCAGGTAGAAATCCGAGATCGAATCGTTCTCGACCCCCACCGGATCATAGCGGAAGACCGCCGGCACCGGCCCCTTCTCGGGGTAATCGGCCAGCCCGTAGGCGATCGCGAGCCGCTCGACCGCATATTGCCCGGTGAACACCACCTGATCGAAACGGCACGCATAATCAACGTCATAGGGCACATGGAGCATGACATTCGAGACATGCCCGCCGACCACCGCGCCGCGATAGACATAGTTCAGCAGATCGGCGTCGAGCGTCTCGCCCGAGGCCACGAGCCGGATCCGCGCCTCGACGCCGAGATCGGCCGCGATCAGCTGCGCGATCTCGACATCGATCCCGCGCGGCGCGCCGTTTTCCGCCCAGGACCAGGGCGCGAATTCCTCATAGAGGGCGAATTCGATCCAGCCCTCCTCGCGGATCCGGTCGAGCGAGCGGCCGATATCCTGCGGCGGGGTGTTTTGCAGCTTTTGCTCGGGCGGCAGGCCCTCGCAGGCCGCCCGCGCAAGCCCGGGCGCGACCGGCGCCGCCAGAAGCGCCAGCGCAAGCCCCAGAACCCACCGCCGCCCGAGAGCGCCCGCCATCGCTTACTCCGCCGCCGACAGGCCGATGGTGAGCAGCTCGGCGGCGTGTTTCTCGCTCGCCGGGTCCTCGGTGAGCGCCGCCGCCGCGCGGCTGACCGCGCTGTCGGCCACCGGCGCGCCCGACGCGGTGGCGACGGTCGCCGCGATCTCCTCGAGCTCGGCCTTCAGCGCGGCCGCATCGGCGCCGCCCGCAGCCAGCGCATCGCGGATCGCATGGAGCCGCGTCGAGGCGGCATCGAGCGCGCCATCCTCGGGGCGGGTCTCGATATAGGTGCGGATCGCCCAGCCCGCCTTTTGCCCGAGCACCGCGCCGAAGGCCGGCATCTTGGTCGTGCCATCCTGGGTATAGCCGTGCTGGAAGCGCTCGACGAACCATTCGTCGCCGCTCTCATTGGCCTCGAGGAAGCGCAGATCGGGCGCGAGCCCGCCCGAGACCGCGCCGAGCCCGTGGCAGCGCGCGCAGTTCTGGTTGAACCCGGAATCGCCGATCTGCACGGCCTTGGCCCAGACCTCCTCGCCCGCGGTTTCGGCGCGGTAGGGGTTCTCGGTCAGCCATTCTTCGCCGACCTCGGGCAGGGCATCGGTGTTGATCGGCTGCGGCGCCACGTCGCCATGCGCATAGGCCAGGGCGGGCGCGGTCAGCGCCGCCAGCGTCAGGGCCGCCATCAGGCGGCGGGTGCGGATGTCGAGCATGTCTCCCTCCCTCTCGATCTTGGGTGCGACCGGCTTAGCGGGGCCCGGTGTGGGGCGCTATTCGACCTTGGTCGCGGCTGGTCTCATCCTGCCTGATCGCCCCGGCGGCGCTATTGGCCATTGGTCTAATAGGAGGGCGGCGGGGGGCGGCCTAATCTGGGCCCCGGAGACCCGCGCGGGCGGGCAGGGAGGATGACATGTTCAAGGCAATGGGTCGCGGTGCTGCGGCCGTGTTCGGGCTTGCGCTGGCGGGCCTTGTGGGGGGCGCGCAGGCCGAGGAGCTGCCGGTGCTCAAGGTCGCGGCGCTCGAGGGCGGCACGGTCAACTGGGAGCTCGACACGATCAGCCATTATGGGCTCGACACCGCGGCGGGGTTCCGCCTCGAGGTGATGCCGGTGGCGGGCAACCCGGCCGCGCAGGTGGCTTTGCAGGGCGGCGCGGTCGATGCGATCGTGAGCGATTGGTTCTGGGTGGCGCGGCTCGCGGCCGAGGGGCAGGATTATCGCTTCCTGCCCTACTCGAAGGCGGTGGGCGGGCTGATGGTCGGCGCCGAGAGCCCGGTGGCGGCCCTCGCCGATCTCAAGGGCCGCAAGATCGGTATCGCGGGCGGGCCGCTCGACAAGAGCTGGCTGATCCTGCGCGCCTATGCGCAGAAAGAGGCCGGGATCGATCTCGCCGCCGAGACCGAGCAGGTCTTTGGCGCCCCGCCGCTGATCATGGAGGCGGGGCTCTCGGGCGAGGTCGATGCGGCGATCAACTTCTGGCATTTCAACGCCAAGATGCAGGCCGCGGGGATGCATCAGCTGATCGGCGTCTCCGAAGCGGCGCTGGCGCTCGGGCTCGACCCGGAGACGCCGCTGCTGGGCTATGTGCTGCCCGGCAAGCTGGTGGACGAGCGCCCCGAGTTGGCTGCGGCGCTGGGTCAGGCCTCGCGCGCGGCGAAGGAAAAGCTTGGCCAGGATGATACCGCGTTCGAGCGGCTGCGGCCCCAGATGAAGGCGAAATCGGAGGCGCAATATGCGGCGCTGGTGGCGGGGTATCGCGCCGGGATCCCGGCGGCGGGGCCGGTCGACGAGGCGGCGGCGGCGCGGATGCTCGCGCTGATGGCCGATCTGGGCGGGCCGGAGCTCGTCGGCGCGGCGAAAGACCTGCCGCCGGGGATCTTCCTGACGAATTGAGGGAGGGGCGGGGCATGGGCGTGAGCCGGGCACAAGAGAGCCTGCGTGCCCCGGGGGGCGCGGCGGGGCGCGCGGCGGGGCGAGAGCCCGCCGCGCCGCCGCGCAACCCCGCGCCGGGGCCGCGCGATCTGCGGGCGCTCGCGCGCGGCGCGGCCTCCGTTCTCGCGCTCGTTCTCGTCTGGGGGCTGCTCGCTTGGGCGCTCGGCGATCCGCAGCGCGCGCCCGGGCCGCAGCAGGTTCTGCCCGCGCTCTGGCAGGGGCTCGTCTCGGGGGCGATGCTGCCCGATCTGGGCGCCACGCTGCGCCGGGTGGGGCTGAGCTTTATCCTCGCGATGGGCCTTGGCACGGCGGCGGGGATCGCGCTCGGCCTCGCGCCGCGGCTCGACCGCTGGCTCGACCCCTGGCTCACGGTTTTCAACAATATCCCGGCGCTGGTCACGGTGGTGCTTTGTTACCTCTGGATCGGGCTGAACGAGACCGCCGCGATCGCCGCCGTCGCGCTCAACAAGGTGCCGCTCGTCACGATCATGCTGCGCGAGGGGGTGCGGGTGCTCGACCCGGGGCTGAGCGAGATGGCGCGGATCCACCGCATGGGCCTTGGCGCGCGGCTGCGCCATATCATCTTGCCGCAGATCGCGCCGCATCTGGCGGGGGCGGCGCGCGCCGGGCTCGCGCTGATCTGGAAGATCGTGCTGGTCGTCGAATTCCTCGGCCGCTCGAACGGCGTGGGCTTCCGCATCCACCTCGATTTCCAGATGTTCGACATCACCGGCGTGCTGGCCAATGCGCTGGCCTTCGTGGCGGTGATGCTGGCGATCGAATGGGCGGTGCTCGGCCCGCTCGCGCGCCGCGCCGCGCGCTGGAGGGCGCCATGATCACGCTCGATCTCGTGGAAAAACGCTTCGGCGCGGTGCCGGTTCTGGGGCCGATGCGGCTTTGCGTGGCGCGGGGTGAGGTGCTGGGCATCTCGGGCGCCTCGGGGGCGGGGAAATCGACGCTTTTGCGGATCCTCGCGGGGCTCGATGGCCGGTTCGAGGGCGAACTCAGCGCGCCCGGCCGCCGCGCGATGGTGTTTCAGAGCCCGACGCTGATGCCCTGGCGGACGGTGCTCGACAATGTCACGATCCCGACCGGGGTGTCGGAGGCCAGCGCGCGCGAGATGCTGGCGCGGGTCGGGCTTGGCGGGCTCGAGGGGCGCTGGCCGGGGCAGATCTCGCTCGGTCAGGCGCGCCGCGTGGCGATCGCGCGGGCCTTCGTGGGCGCGCCCGAGATGCTGATCCTCGACGAGCCCTTCGCCTCGCTCGATGCCGAGCGGATCGAGGATCTGCTCGCGCTGACGGCCGAGCTGATCGCCGAGATCCGGCCTGCGGTGGTGCTGGCCTCGCATGCGGAGGCGGAGCTTGCCCGCCTCGCCACGCGGCGCGCGCGGCTCGAGGGGCGGCCCGCGCGACTTGTCGCGCATTGAGGTGCCCGCGCGACTTGTCGCGCAATAACCTGGGGGCGCGACTTGTCGCGCATTGATATGCGGGCGCGACCTGTCGCGCTTTAACGCGCCCGCGTGCGGGCGGGCTCGAACCCCCAGAGCGCGAGGCCGAAGAACACCGCGCCGGCCAGCCCCGTCCAGCCGAGCGCGGCCCAGTTCATCTGCCCGTAAAGCGCAAAGCGGATCAGCTCGACGGCATGGGTGAAGGGGTTGGCGCGGCAGATCGCGGCCAGAAGCGGCGAGCTTTCCTGCATTTTCCAGAGCGGATAGAGCGCCGAGGAGAGGAAGAACATCGGGAAGATCACGAAGTTCATCACGCCCGCGAAATTCTCGAGCTGGCGCACGCGGGCGGAGAGGAAGAGCCCCAGCGCGCCGAGCATCAGCCCGGCGAGCAGCGCCGCCGGCGCCGCCGCGAGATAGCCCCAGAGCGGCGCCTTCAGCCCGTAAAGCGCGGCCACCGCGAGAAACATCGCCACCTGCAAGAGCCCGACGAGCGCGCCCGCGAGGAGTTTTGCGCCCAAGAGAAACCAGCGCGGCCAAGGCGCCGTCAGCATCAGCCGCATCGCGCCATTCTCGCGGTCGCTCACGAGGCTGAGCGAGCTTTGCATGCCCGAGAACAGCAGGATCATCCCGCACAGCCCGGGCAGGATATAGGTCTCATAGGTGATATAGGTGCGGTAGGGCGGGATGATCGAGAGCCCGAGCGCCGCGCGAAAGCCCGCGGCAAAGACGAAGAGCCAGACCATCGGGCGCACCAGCGCGGCGAGGAAGCGCTCGCGTTGGGTCAGGAAGCGGGCGAGCTCGCGGGCGGCGATGGCGCGGGCGGCGAGGAGGGCGCTCATCGGGTAGGCTCCTTGGGGGCGGGCTCCTTGGTTTGTTCCAGAAACCACGCCGCGAGCGGGGCGCCGCCGGTGGCCTCGGCCACCGGCCCCCGCGCCGCAAGGCGCCCGCGGTGGAGAAGCAGCAGATCATCCTCGGGGCGGATCTCATCGACGAGATGGGTGGCCCAGAGCACCGCGACCCCGGTCTGACACAGCGCATGGACATGCTCGGTGATCGCCGCGCGGGCGGGCGCGTCGAGCCCGACGGTGGGCTCATCGAGGATCAAAAGCCGCGGCGCATGGATCAGCGCGCGCGCGATCTCCATCCGCCGCCGATGCCCGCCGTTGAGCGCGCCCGCCTTCTCGCCGGCGCGCTCGGCCATGCCAAGCCGGGCCAGCGCCTCGGTGATCCGCGACTCGGCGCGCGCCCCCCCCAGCCCGTGCAGCGCCGCGAAATAGCGCAGGTTGGCCGCGACACTGCGCTCTGGGTCATAGGTGGGCGATTGATAGACCACGCCGATCTGCGCCCGCGCGGCGCGCGC from the Rhodobacter xanthinilyticus genome contains:
- a CDS encoding ABC transporter substrate-binding protein produces the protein MFKAMGRGAAAVFGLALAGLVGGAQAEELPVLKVAALEGGTVNWELDTISHYGLDTAAGFRLEVMPVAGNPAAQVALQGGAVDAIVSDWFWVARLAAEGQDYRFLPYSKAVGGLMVGAESPVAALADLKGRKIGIAGGPLDKSWLILRAYAQKEAGIDLAAETEQVFGAPPLIMEAGLSGEVDAAINFWHFNAKMQAAGMHQLIGVSEAALALGLDPETPLLGYVLPGKLVDERPELAAALGQASRAAKEKLGQDDTAFERLRPQMKAKSEAQYAALVAGYRAGIPAAGPVDEAAAARMLALMADLGGPELVGAAKDLPPGIFLTN
- a CDS encoding ABC transporter ATP-binding protein produces the protein MITLDLVEKRFGAVPVLGPMRLCVARGEVLGISGASGAGKSTLLRILAGLDGRFEGELSAPGRRAMVFQSPTLMPWRTVLDNVTIPTGVSEASAREMLARVGLGGLEGRWPGQISLGQARRVAIARAFVGAPEMLILDEPFASLDAERIEDLLALTAELIAEIRPAVVLASHAEAELARLATRRARLEGRPARLVAH
- a CDS encoding ABC transporter permease, which codes for MSALLAARAIAARELARFLTQRERFLAALVRPMVWLFVFAAGFRAALGLSIIPPYRTYITYETYILPGLCGMILLFSGMQSSLSLVSDRENGAMRLMLTAPWPRWFLLGAKLLAGALVGLLQVAMFLAVAALYGLKAPLWGYLAAAPAALLAGLMLGALGLFLSARVRQLENFAGVMNFVIFPMFFLSSALYPLWKMQESSPLLAAICRANPFTHAVELIRFALYGQMNWAALGWTGLAGAVFFGLALWGFEPARTRAR
- the pedF gene encoding cytochrome c-550 PedF, producing the protein MLDIRTRRLMAALTLAALTAPALAYAHGDVAPQPINTDALPEVGEEWLTENPYRAETAGEEVWAKAVQIGDSGFNQNCARCHGLGAVSGGLAPDLRFLEANESGDEWFVERFQHGYTQDGTTKMPAFGAVLGQKAGWAIRTYIETRPEDGALDAASTRLHAIRDALAAGGADAAALKAELEEIAATVATASGAPVADSAVSRAAAALTEDPASEKHAAELLTIGLSAAE
- a CDS encoding ABC transporter ATP-binding protein, whose product is MRGLSHDWGARRALDEVSFRLAPGRFCALLGPNGAGKSTLIAVLTGLIRPRPGQVIIGGADLGRAARAARAQIGVVYQSPTYDPERSVAANLRYFAALHGLGGARAESRITEALARLGMAERAGEKAGALNGGHRRRMEIARALIHAPRLLILDEPTVGLDAPARAAITEHVHALCQTGVAVLWATHLVDEIRPEDDLLLLHRGRLAARGPVAEATGGAPLAAWFLEQTKEPAPKEPTR
- a CDS encoding substrate-binding periplasmic protein yields the protein MAGALGRRWVLGLALALLAAPVAPGLARAACEGLPPEQKLQNTPPQDIGRSLDRIREEGWIEFALYEEFAPWSWAENGAPRGIDVEIAQLIAADLGVEARIRLVASGETLDADLLNYVYRGAVVGGHVSNVMLHVPYDVDYACRFDQVVFTGQYAVERLAIAYGLADYPEKGPVPAVFRYDPVGVENDSISDFYLTSVAHGATADKVHRYRTTAAAMAGLEAGEVMAVMGPRAELDANLGAGQAVHEPPLLGLARSKWTLGAAVSFQHRPLGYAVDDAIAAALADGRIAAIFARYGVEFAPPVR
- a CDS encoding FAD:protein FMN transferase, with protein sequence MNRRRFLQITAAAALGGRAAGAKGAADWRGRAFGAEVAVSGLPETARAALLAEIAAIEATFSLYRESELTRLNAAGRGPGSAQMRAVLALAGRVHAATGGAFDPTVGRLWAARAARAPEAEARAAIGFARVEIGREIRLGPGQALTLNGVVQGYAADRVAALLEAAGAGPCLIDMGEFVGLGGRFRLGVEDPAAGLLGAREIGAGAPRAIATSSPGAMRLGAGGHILGPQGQAPRWSTVAVEGGAAALCDAASTGFVLMEAGEIARARDALGLGTVTLIDAAGDLVTL
- a CDS encoding ABC transporter permease; translated protein: MSRAQESLRAPGGAAGRAAGREPAAPPRNPAPGPRDLRALARGAASVLALVLVWGLLAWALGDPQRAPGPQQVLPALWQGLVSGAMLPDLGATLRRVGLSFILAMGLGTAAGIALGLAPRLDRWLDPWLTVFNNIPALVTVVLCYLWIGLNETAAIAAVALNKVPLVTIMLREGVRVLDPGLSEMARIHRMGLGARLRHIILPQIAPHLAGAARAGLALIWKIVLVVEFLGRSNGVGFRIHLDFQMFDITGVLANALAFVAVMLAIEWAVLGPLARRAARWRAP